In Anticarsia gemmatalis isolate Benzon Research Colony breed Stoneville strain chromosome 4, ilAntGemm2 primary, whole genome shotgun sequence, one DNA window encodes the following:
- the Ero1L gene encoding endoplasmic reticulum oxidoreductin-1-like protein isoform X1, with the protein MATAANEMAYKNYCVVFIIFALVIVQAVGYDTELYETTPCDSNACFDKLQGSLGDCSCNVDTIDYFNNVKIYPRLQSLVRKDYFRFYKVNLKKECPFWADDSRCAMRYCHIKTCSKESVPGYDYDNENHIDESPAAKYSKEANCDSDTDHDHDLGYLNMTISAASQHEIAKWKAYDDALENFCEYDDKDVDAEYVDLSLNPERYTGYKGPSANRIWRSIYQENCFRPKANPYVSFPFVLSSDLGNMCLEKRVFYRAVSGMHSSINIHLCSKYLLSDKGAGFAASPDGEWGPNLEEFQRRFDPSLTFGEGPNWLKNLYFVYLLEMRALAKAGPYLEGEEYYTGNPTEDEETRQAIRNMLDVIYAFPDHFNESSMFNGGSQAADLKVEFREHFRNISRIMDCVGCDKCKLWGKLQTQGLGTALKILFSNKWNSPESDLHQTKLPVRHKTHERLQRTEIVALFNAFARLSDSIRQLENFRIMLSSPKYCCHTKIQAKHLHFCYVPPELCEEKRLVYLEWEKWDIKTNSFNISDQFRDTIDLD; encoded by the exons ATGGCGACAGCCGCAAACGAAATGGCATACAAAAATTACTGTGTAGTGTTTATAATTTTCGCTCTAGTGATAGTTCAGGCGGTCGGTTACGACACGGAGTTGTATGAAACGACACCTTGCGACAGCAATGCGTGCTTCGACAAGCTGCAAGGGTCTTTGGGCGACTGTTCATGCAATGTTGACACCATCGATTACTTTAACAACGTGAAGATTTATCCGCGGCTGCAGAGTCTCGTGAGGAAAGACTACTTCCGCTTTTACAAAGTCAATTTGAAGAAGGAATGTCCGTTTTGGGCAGACGACAGTCGGTGTGCGATGAGGTATTGTCACATCAAGACCTGTTCTAAAGAGAGTGTGCCTGGTTACGACTACGATAATGAGAATCATATTGACGAGTCTCCGGCGGCGAAGTACAGTAAGGAGGCGAACTGTGACTCTGACACGGACCATGATCATGACCTGGGCTACTTGAACATGACCATTAGTGCTGCTAGTCAACATGAAATAGCCAAGTGGAAGGCTTACGACGATGCACTCGAGAATTTCTGCGAATACGACGATAAAGATGTTGATGCTGAGTATGTAGACTTATCATTAAACCCTGAACGCTACACTGGGTACAAAGGGCCATCTGCTAACAGAATTTGGAGGAGCATTTACCAGGAAAATTGCTTCAGACCCAAAGCTAATCCTTATGTATCATTCCCATTTGTTTTATCTTCAGATCTAGGCAATATGTGTTTGGAAAAGAGAGTGTTTTACAGAGCAGTGTCTGGTATGCACAGTagtataaatattcatttatgttctaaatatttgttatctGATAAAGGGGCTGGGTTTGCTGCCTCCCCTGATGGAGAATGGGGACCAAATCTGGAAGAGTTCCAACGTCGTTTTGACCCATCACTAACATTTGGTGAAGGCCCTAACTGGTTGAAAAACTTGTACTTTGTGTATCTACTTGAAATGAGGGCTTTGGCTAAAGCTGGACCATATTTGGAAGGAGAAGAGTACTACACAGGTAATCCAACAGAGGATGAAGAAACTAGGCAGGCAATTCGTAACATGCTTGACGTGATCTATGCTTTCCCTGATCATTTTAATGAGTCTTCTATGTTTAACGGAGGCAGTCAGGCTGCCGATTTGAAGGTAGAATTCAGAGAACACTTCCGAAACATTTCTAGAATAATGGACTGCGTTGGCTGTGACAAATGTAAGTTGTGGGGTAAACTACAGACTCAAGGTCTTGGCACAGCTTTAAAGATATTGTTTTCCAATAAATGGAATAGTCCTGAAAGTGATTTGCATCAAACTAAACTGCCAGTGAGACACAAAACTCATGAAAGACTGCAAAGAACAGAGATTGTTGCGCTATTCAACGCATTTGCCAGATTGTCTGATAGTATACGGCAATTGGAAAACTTCCGGATTATGCTAAG TTCTCCTAAGTACTGTT
- the Ero1L gene encoding endoplasmic reticulum oxidoreductin-1-like protein isoform X3, producing MATAANEMAYKNYCVVFIIFALVIVQAVGYDTELYETTPCDSNACFDKLQGSLGDCSCNVDTIDYFNNVKIYPRLQSLVRKDYFRFYKVNLKKECPFWADDSRCAMRYCHIKTCSKESVPGYDYDNENHIDESPAAKYSKEANCDSDTDHDHDLGYLNMTISAASQHEIAKWKAYDDALENFCEYDDKDVDAEYVDLSLNPERYTGYKGPSANRIWRSIYQENCFRPKANPYVSFPFVLSSDLGNMCLEKRVFYRAVSGMHSSINIHLCSKYLLSDKGAGFAASPDGEWGPNLEEFQRRFDPSLTFGEGPNWLKNLYFVYLLEMRALAKAGPYLEGEEYYTGNPTEDEETRQAIRNMLDVIYAFPDHFNESSMFNGGSQAADLKVEFREHFRNISRIMDCVGCDKCKLWGKLQTQGLGTALKILFSNKWNSPESDLHQTKLPVRHKTHERLQRTEIVALFNAFARLSDSIRQLENFRIMLRSHQDTSEAPSFLLCATRIV from the coding sequence ATGGCGACAGCCGCAAACGAAATGGCATACAAAAATTACTGTGTAGTGTTTATAATTTTCGCTCTAGTGATAGTTCAGGCGGTCGGTTACGACACGGAGTTGTATGAAACGACACCTTGCGACAGCAATGCGTGCTTCGACAAGCTGCAAGGGTCTTTGGGCGACTGTTCATGCAATGTTGACACCATCGATTACTTTAACAACGTGAAGATTTATCCGCGGCTGCAGAGTCTCGTGAGGAAAGACTACTTCCGCTTTTACAAAGTCAATTTGAAGAAGGAATGTCCGTTTTGGGCAGACGACAGTCGGTGTGCGATGAGGTATTGTCACATCAAGACCTGTTCTAAAGAGAGTGTGCCTGGTTACGACTACGATAATGAGAATCATATTGACGAGTCTCCGGCGGCGAAGTACAGTAAGGAGGCGAACTGTGACTCTGACACGGACCATGATCATGACCTGGGCTACTTGAACATGACCATTAGTGCTGCTAGTCAACATGAAATAGCCAAGTGGAAGGCTTACGACGATGCACTCGAGAATTTCTGCGAATACGACGATAAAGATGTTGATGCTGAGTATGTAGACTTATCATTAAACCCTGAACGCTACACTGGGTACAAAGGGCCATCTGCTAACAGAATTTGGAGGAGCATTTACCAGGAAAATTGCTTCAGACCCAAAGCTAATCCTTATGTATCATTCCCATTTGTTTTATCTTCAGATCTAGGCAATATGTGTTTGGAAAAGAGAGTGTTTTACAGAGCAGTGTCTGGTATGCACAGTagtataaatattcatttatgttctaaatatttgttatctGATAAAGGGGCTGGGTTTGCTGCCTCCCCTGATGGAGAATGGGGACCAAATCTGGAAGAGTTCCAACGTCGTTTTGACCCATCACTAACATTTGGTGAAGGCCCTAACTGGTTGAAAAACTTGTACTTTGTGTATCTACTTGAAATGAGGGCTTTGGCTAAAGCTGGACCATATTTGGAAGGAGAAGAGTACTACACAGGTAATCCAACAGAGGATGAAGAAACTAGGCAGGCAATTCGTAACATGCTTGACGTGATCTATGCTTTCCCTGATCATTTTAATGAGTCTTCTATGTTTAACGGAGGCAGTCAGGCTGCCGATTTGAAGGTAGAATTCAGAGAACACTTCCGAAACATTTCTAGAATAATGGACTGCGTTGGCTGTGACAAATGTAAGTTGTGGGGTAAACTACAGACTCAAGGTCTTGGCACAGCTTTAAAGATATTGTTTTCCAATAAATGGAATAGTCCTGAAAGTGATTTGCATCAAACTAAACTGCCAGTGAGACACAAAACTCATGAAAGACTGCAAAGAACAGAGATTGTTGCGCTATTCAACGCATTTGCCAGATTGTCTGATAGTATACGGCAATTGGAAAACTTCCGGATTATGCTAAG
- the Ero1L gene encoding endoplasmic reticulum oxidoreductin-1-like protein isoform X2, whose translation MATAANEMAYKNYCVVFIIFALVIVQAVGYDTELYETTPCDSNACFDKLQGSLGDCSCNVDTIDYFNNVKIYPRLQSLVRKDYFRFYKVNLKKECPFWADDSRCAMRYCHIKTCSKESVPGYDYDNENHIDESPAAKYSKEANCDSDTDHDHDLGYLNMTISAASQHEIAKWKAYDDALENFCEYDDKDVDAEYVDLSLNPERYTGYKGPSANRIWRSIYQENCFRPKANPYVSFPFVLSSDLGNMCLEKRVFYRAVSGMHSSINIHLCSKYLLSDKGAGFAASPDGEWGPNLEEFQRRFDPSLTFGEGPNWLKNLYFVYLLEMRALAKAGPYLEGEEYYTGNPTEDEETRQAIRNMLDVIYAFPDHFNESSMFNGGSQAADLKVEFREHFRNISRIMDCVGCDKCKLWGKLQTQGLGTALKILFSNKWNSPESDLHQTKLPVRHKTHERLQRTEIVALFNAFARLSDSIRQLENFRIMLSTHKEGSQKPSLFGNVRNTK comes from the coding sequence ATGGCGACAGCCGCAAACGAAATGGCATACAAAAATTACTGTGTAGTGTTTATAATTTTCGCTCTAGTGATAGTTCAGGCGGTCGGTTACGACACGGAGTTGTATGAAACGACACCTTGCGACAGCAATGCGTGCTTCGACAAGCTGCAAGGGTCTTTGGGCGACTGTTCATGCAATGTTGACACCATCGATTACTTTAACAACGTGAAGATTTATCCGCGGCTGCAGAGTCTCGTGAGGAAAGACTACTTCCGCTTTTACAAAGTCAATTTGAAGAAGGAATGTCCGTTTTGGGCAGACGACAGTCGGTGTGCGATGAGGTATTGTCACATCAAGACCTGTTCTAAAGAGAGTGTGCCTGGTTACGACTACGATAATGAGAATCATATTGACGAGTCTCCGGCGGCGAAGTACAGTAAGGAGGCGAACTGTGACTCTGACACGGACCATGATCATGACCTGGGCTACTTGAACATGACCATTAGTGCTGCTAGTCAACATGAAATAGCCAAGTGGAAGGCTTACGACGATGCACTCGAGAATTTCTGCGAATACGACGATAAAGATGTTGATGCTGAGTATGTAGACTTATCATTAAACCCTGAACGCTACACTGGGTACAAAGGGCCATCTGCTAACAGAATTTGGAGGAGCATTTACCAGGAAAATTGCTTCAGACCCAAAGCTAATCCTTATGTATCATTCCCATTTGTTTTATCTTCAGATCTAGGCAATATGTGTTTGGAAAAGAGAGTGTTTTACAGAGCAGTGTCTGGTATGCACAGTagtataaatattcatttatgttctaaatatttgttatctGATAAAGGGGCTGGGTTTGCTGCCTCCCCTGATGGAGAATGGGGACCAAATCTGGAAGAGTTCCAACGTCGTTTTGACCCATCACTAACATTTGGTGAAGGCCCTAACTGGTTGAAAAACTTGTACTTTGTGTATCTACTTGAAATGAGGGCTTTGGCTAAAGCTGGACCATATTTGGAAGGAGAAGAGTACTACACAGGTAATCCAACAGAGGATGAAGAAACTAGGCAGGCAATTCGTAACATGCTTGACGTGATCTATGCTTTCCCTGATCATTTTAATGAGTCTTCTATGTTTAACGGAGGCAGTCAGGCTGCCGATTTGAAGGTAGAATTCAGAGAACACTTCCGAAACATTTCTAGAATAATGGACTGCGTTGGCTGTGACAAATGTAAGTTGTGGGGTAAACTACAGACTCAAGGTCTTGGCACAGCTTTAAAGATATTGTTTTCCAATAAATGGAATAGTCCTGAAAGTGATTTGCATCAAACTAAACTGCCAGTGAGACACAAAACTCATGAAAGACTGCAAAGAACAGAGATTGTTGCGCTATTCAACGCATTTGCCAGATTGTCTGATAGTATACGGCAATTGGAAAACTTCCGGATTATGCTAAG